Proteins encoded in a region of the Labrus mixtus chromosome 19, fLabMix1.1, whole genome shotgun sequence genome:
- the naa50 gene encoding N-alpha-acetyltransferase 50 isoform X2: MKGRIELGDVTPHNIKQLKRLNQVIFPVSYNDKFYKDVLEVGELAKLAYFNDIAVGAVCCRVDHSQNQKRLYIMTLGCLAPYRRLGIGTKMLNHVLNICEKDGTFDNIYLHVQISNESAIHFYQKFGFEIIETKKNYYKRIEPADAHVLQKSLRSPCAPPTGELQKAE, translated from the exons ATGAAAGG CCGGATCGAGCTGGGGGACGTTACGCCCCACAACATTAAGCAGCTTAAACGCCTGAACCAGGTCATCTTCCCTGTCAGCTACAATGACAAGTTTTACAAAGATGTACTGGAAGTTGGAGAGCTTGCAAAGCTAG cATACTTCAACGACATTGCAGTGGGCGCTGTGTGCTGCAGAGTGGACCACTCTCAGAACCAGAAGAGACTGTACATCATGACGCTTGGCTGTCTAGCACCCTACCGTAGACTTGGAATTG GTACAAAGATGCTGAATCATGTACTAAACATCTGTGAGAAGGACGGCACTTTTGACAACATTTACCT TCACGTGCAGATCAGCAATGAGTCAGCGATTCACTTTTACCAGAAGTTTGGCTTTGAGATCATCGAGACAAAAAAGAATTACTACAAGAGGATAGAGCCAGCAGATGCCCATGTATTGCAAAAGAGTCTGCGCAGCCCGTGTGCACCCCCCACCGGAGAGCTTCAGAAGGCAGAGTAG
- the naa50 gene encoding N-alpha-acetyltransferase 50 isoform X1 has translation MKGSRIELGDVTPHNIKQLKRLNQVIFPVSYNDKFYKDVLEVGELAKLAYFNDIAVGAVCCRVDHSQNQKRLYIMTLGCLAPYRRLGIGTKMLNHVLNICEKDGTFDNIYLHVQISNESAIHFYQKFGFEIIETKKNYYKRIEPADAHVLQKSLRSPCAPPTGELQKAE, from the exons ATGAAAGG TAGCCGGATCGAGCTGGGGGACGTTACGCCCCACAACATTAAGCAGCTTAAACGCCTGAACCAGGTCATCTTCCCTGTCAGCTACAATGACAAGTTTTACAAAGATGTACTGGAAGTTGGAGAGCTTGCAAAGCTAG cATACTTCAACGACATTGCAGTGGGCGCTGTGTGCTGCAGAGTGGACCACTCTCAGAACCAGAAGAGACTGTACATCATGACGCTTGGCTGTCTAGCACCCTACCGTAGACTTGGAATTG GTACAAAGATGCTGAATCATGTACTAAACATCTGTGAGAAGGACGGCACTTTTGACAACATTTACCT TCACGTGCAGATCAGCAATGAGTCAGCGATTCACTTTTACCAGAAGTTTGGCTTTGAGATCATCGAGACAAAAAAGAATTACTACAAGAGGATAGAGCCAGCAGATGCCCATGTATTGCAAAAGAGTCTGCGCAGCCCGTGTGCACCCCCCACCGGAGAGCTTCAGAAGGCAGAGTAG
- the atp6v1ab gene encoding V-type proton ATPase catalytic subunit A: protein MDTSKLPKIRDEERESEFGFVHGVSGPVVTATAMAGAAMYELVRVGHSELVGEIIRLEGDMATIQVYEETSGVSVGDPVLRTGKPLSVELGPGIMGSIFDGIQRPLKDINDLTQSIYIPRGVNIGALNRDLKWEFIPSKSLRVGSHITGGDIYGMVHENSLIRHKIMLPPKNRGTVTYVAPPGSYDVTDVVMELEFEGVKEKFTMVQVWPVRQVRPVTEKLPANHPLLTGQRVLDALFPCVQGGTTAIPGAFGCGKTVISQSLSKYSNSDVIVYVGCGERGNEMSEVLRDFPELTMEVDGKTESIMKRTALVANTSNMPVAAREASIYTGITLSEYFRDMGYNVSMMADSTSRWAEALREISGRLAEMPADSGYPAYLGARLASFYERAGRVKCLGNPEREGSVSIVGAVSPPGGDFSDPVTSATLGIVQVFWGLDKKLAQRKHFPSVNWLISYSKYTRALDEYYDKHFPEFVPLRTKAKEILQEEEDLAEIVQLVGKASLAETDKITLEVAKLIKDDFLQQNGYTPYDRFCPFYKTVGILSNMISFYDMARHAVETTAQSDNKITWAMIKEHLGEILYRISSMKFKDPVKDGEAKIKAEYAQLVEDMQNAFRTLEE from the exons ATGGACACTTCCAAGCTGCCCAAGATCCGGGACgaggagcgagagagcgagTTCGGGTTCGTTCATGGAGTCTCCGGACCAG TGGTGACAGCTACGGCCATGGCAGGAGCGGCCATGTACGAGCTGGTCCGTGTCGGCCACAGTGAGCTGGTGGGAGAGATCATCAGGCTGGAGGGAGACATGGCCACCATCCAGGTCTACGAGGAGACGT CCGGCGTGTCCGTCGGAGATCCTGTGCTGCGGACGGGGAAGCCTCTCTCTGTGGAGCTGGGTCCGGGAATCATGGGCTCCATCTTTGATGGCATCCAGCGACCATTGAAGGACATTAACGACCTCACACAGAGCATCTACATCCCCAGAGGAGTGAACATCGGCGCCCTCAAccgagacctcaagtgggagtTTATTCCCAGCAAGAGCCTGCGG GTTGGCAGTCACATCACAGGAGGAGACATCTACGGCATGGTGCATGAGAACTCCCTCATCAGGCACAAGATCATGCTGCCTCCCAAAAACAGAGGAACCGTCACCTACGTGGCTCCACCGGGAAGCTACGACGTCACC GATGTGGTGATGGAGCTGGAGTTTGAGGGGGTGAAGGAGAAGTTCACCATGGTGCAGGTGTGGCCCGTCAGACAAGTGCGTCCCGTCACAGAGAAGCTTCCCGCCAATCACCCTCTGCTGACCGGACAGAGAGTGCTGGATGCCCTTTTCCC ATGTGTGCAGGGAGGAACAACAGCCATCCCAGGAGCCTTTGGCTGCGGAAAGACTGTCATCTCTCAGTCCCTTTCGAAGTACTCCAACAGTGATGTCATCGTTTACGTAGGCTGCGGGGAGCGAGGTAACGAGATGTCAGAAGTACTGCGAGACTTCCCCGAG CTAACCATGGAGGTAGATGGTAAGACAGAGAGCATCATGAAGAGAACAGCGCTTGTGGCTAACACCTCCAACATGCCCGTAGCTGCCAGAGAAGCCTCCATCTACACAG GAATCACGCTGTCCGAGTACTTCAGAGACATGGGATACAACGTGAGCATGATGGCCGACTCCACCTCCCGTTGGGCCGAGGCTCTCAGGGAGATTTCTGGCCGTCTGGCTGAGATGCCTGCGG ACAGCGGTTACCCTGCCTACCTGGGAGCTCGTCTCGCCTCCTTCTACGAGCGAGCTGGAAGGGTGAAGTGTCTGGGCAACCCTGAGAGGGAGGGCAGCGTCAGTATCGTCGGAGC tgtgtcgccccctggtggtgactTCTCTGACCCTGTCACTTCAGCCACTCTGGGTATCGTACAG gtctTCTGGGGTCTGGATAAGAAGCTGGCTCAGAGGAAGCACTTTCCCTCTGTGAACTGGCTCATCAGCTACAGCAAATACACACGTGCTCTGGACGAGTATTACGACAAGCACTTCCCCGAGTTTGTACCCCTGCGTACCAAGGCCAAGGagatcctgcaggaggaggaggacctggCTGAGATTGTGCAGCTCGTCGGAAAG GCATCGCTGGCCGAAACAGATAAAATCACACTGGAGGTGGCCAAACTGATCAAAGACGACTTCTTGCAGCAGAATGGTTACACTCCCTATGACAG GTTCTGTCCCTTCTACAAGACGGTGGGCATCCTCTCCAACATGATCTCTTTCTATGACATGGCACGGCACGCGGTGGAGACCACAGCTCAGAGCGACAACAAGATCACCTGGGCCATGATCAAGGAGCACCTGGGAGAAATCCTCTACAGGATCAGCTCAATGAAattcaag GACCCGGTGAAGGACGGCGAGGCCAAGATCAAGGCCGAGTACGCTCAGCTAGTGGAGGACATGCAGAACGCCTTCCGCACATTGGAAGAATAG
- the gramd1c gene encoding protein Aster-C: MDQVSYRSVGSDEITDESASVLEDRWSSSEEEASDPQAQCLAAPQTPLPTYKQRFDEFKKLFKELPESERLIVDYTCALQRDILLQGRLYLSENWLCFYSNVFRGTKIILTLKDIVTMTREKTARLIPNAIQVCTSTDKYFFTSFSAREKSYLGVFRMWQNTLLDKPLTSLALWQMVKQHYGNDLGLTNEEMESLQLSGESSMQTSLTVRPGGDDGVGKLERTSSVRLPGVDHAPLETSTPQGEDSPSILGLQINADDSRSSPSQRRSPAQLLDRLASERASKRSTLSLDLNANENGVSEQSGSDSIEEAEERAGLPTVQGRLYLNKVFHISANKMFEMLFTDSSFIRRFMNVRKTTNSNFTAWQKDASGNMKRCLNYTITISNPLIGKFSTATENQTLYKESRDGHYYLVDSEVFTHDVPYHDYFYTQTRYYIIRTSKRKCRLRVYTDVKYKKQPWGLVKSFITKNSWSGIEDNFRQLEAELMEEEAEMNQGVGDSGKMSGLRRRRRTYSRTLPEHMNPNTQYGQDAEQDRDSIMGPIEIRGTHRWSTTKIVAGMSVILLILTMMNLGLFFKLWAMEDVANRMYLTTKHRLRERSVASFIPEYGPRQGPWYRTTEDMQLLKAVLQDSINLLEQLRNSLVVLQKNFALANRTAGPQ; encoded by the exons ATGGACCAGGTGTCGTACCGGTCAGTGGGCAGTGATGAGATTACAGATGAGTCAGCATCAGTGTTGGAGGACAGGTGGAGCTCCTCTGAAGAAGag GCCTCCGACCCTCAGGCACAGTGTCTTGCAGCCCCACAGACTCCTCTGCCGACCTACAAACAAAGGTTTGACGAATTCAAGAAGTTGTTCAAAGAACTGCCGGAGTCAGAAAGACTCATTGTGG ACTACACGTGTGCCCTCCAACGGGACATCCTCCTTCAGGGACGCCTCTACCTCTCAGAAAACTGGCTCTGTTTCTATAGCAACGTGTTTCGGGGAACCAAG ATTATACTGACACTAAAAGACATCGTTACTATGACCAGAGAGAAAACCGCTCGGCTCATTCCCAACGCCATCCAGGTGTGCACGAGCACCGACAAG TACTTCTTCACTTCCTTCTCGGCGAGAGAGAAAAGTTACCTGGGAGTTTTCCGCATGTGGCAGAACACGCTGTTAGACAAG CCTCTGACCAGTTTGGCGTTGTGGCAGATGGTCAAACAGCATTATGGGAATGATCTGGGCCTGACCAATGAAGAGATGGAGAGTTTACAGTTGTCAGGAGAATCAAGCATGCAGACCag cctgACTGTGAGGcctggtggtgatgacggtgtTGGAAAGCTAGAGCGGACCTCCTCTGTACGCCTCCCTGGGGTGGATCATGCGCCTTTAGAGACCTCAACGCCTCAGGGGGAGGACTCGCCTTCCATACTCGGCTTACAGATCAATGCG GATGACTCCCGTAGCAGCCCATCTCAGCGGCGCAGTCCCGCTCAATTACTGGACCGCCTCGCCTCAGAACGGGCTTCCAAGCGCTCCACGCTTTCTCTCGACCTCAACGCTAACGAGAACGGCGTGTCTGAGCAGAGCGGTTCAGACAGCATCGAAGAAG CGGAGGAGCGGGCGGGTTTGCCCACGGTGCAGGGTCGACTTTATCTAAACAAGGTCTTCCACATCAGCGCTAACAAGATGTTTGAGATGCTCTTCACTGACTCCAGCTTCATCAGAAGGTTCATGAATGTCAGAAAAACAACCA ACTCTAATTTCACTGCTTGGCAAAAAGACGCCTCGGGGAACATGAAAAGATGTCTGAACTACACAATAACTATCAGCAACCCTCTGATAGGAAAGTTCTCCACCGCTACAGAGAACCAG ACGCTGTACAAAGAATCCAGGGACGGTCATTACTACCTTGTGGACTCTGAGGTGTTCACTCACGACGTTCCCTATCATGATTACTTCTACACTCAGACTCGATACTACATCATACGTACCTCGAAGCGGAAGTGTCGACTCAG GGTTTACACTGACGTGAAATATAAGAAGCAGCCCTGGGGTCTGGTCAAATCCTTCATCACCAAAAACTCCTGGAGCGGTATAGAGGATAACTTCAGACAGCTCG AGGCCGAACTgatggaggaggaagcagagatGAACCAGGGAGTTGGAGACTCTGGGAAGATGAGTGGGCTTCGTAGGAGGAGGCGGACTTATAGCAGGACACTGCCAGAGCACATGAACCCCAACACGCAGTATGGGCAGGACGCTGAGCAGGACAGAGACAGCATCATGG GCCCCATAGAAATTAGAGGCACGCACAGATGGAGCACCACAAAGATAGTGGCTGGGATGAGTGTGAT TTTGCTGATTCTGACGATGATGAATCTGGGTCTGTTCTTCAAGTTGTGGGCGATGGAAGATGTAGCCAACCGCATGTACCTGACCACAAAGCATCGGCTGAGGGAGAGGAGTGTGGCCAG CTTCATCCCTGAATATGGCCCCAGACAGGGACCTTGGTATAGGACCACAGAGGACATGCAACTGCTGAAAGCTGTTCTGCAGGACTCCATCAACCTTTTAGAACAG CTCCGCAACTCTCTGGTGGTGCTGCAGAAGAACTTTGCGTTGGCCAATCGTACAGCAGGACCACAGTGA